A genome region from Spirochaetota bacterium includes the following:
- the rpsS gene encoding 30S ribosomal protein S19, whose protein sequence is MARSLKKGPYVDINLFKKIEEMNSTNTKKAIKTWSRRSTIFPEMIGHTIMVHNGKNFIPVYVTENMVGHKLGEFAPTRTFRGHAGKDDKVAKRGK, encoded by the coding sequence ATGGCTCGTTCATTGAAAAAAGGACCGTATGTTGATATAAATTTGTTTAAAAAAATTGAAGAGATGAATTCAACTAATACTAAAAAAGCCATAAAAACATGGTCAAGAAGGTCTACAATTTTTCCGGAAATGATTGGCCATACTATTATGGTTCATAATGGTAAGAATTTTATTCCAGTATATGTGACTGAAAATATGGTTGGGCATAAGTTGGGTGAGTTTGCACCCACAAGAACATTCAGAGGCCATGCGGGCAAAGATGATAAGGTAGCAAAGAGGGGCAAATAA
- the rplV gene encoding 50S ribosomal protein L22, whose product METRALSRYNRISASKARLVANEIRGFSFPEAIDILKAIPRKASKLIMKTLYSAAANAKYSNPEVRENNLYIKKIVVDEGPTMKRFRPRARGRASRIRKRTSTIEIILSDEN is encoded by the coding sequence ATGGAAACACGAGCATTATCACGGTATAACAGAATTTCAGCAAGCAAGGCACGATTGGTGGCTAATGAAATTCGGGGTTTTTCATTTCCGGAGGCTATTGACATATTAAAAGCTATACCCCGTAAGGCATCCAAGTTGATAATGAAAACTCTGTATTCAGCAGCAGCAAATGCAAAGTATTCCAATCCTGAAGTGAGGGAAAATAATTTATACATCAAGAAAATAGTTGTAGATGAAGGTCCAACGATGAAACGTTTCAGACCTCGTGCTCGCGGACGAGCATCACGAATACGAAAGAGAACAAGTACAATTGAAATAATTTTATCTGATGAAAATTAA